The proteins below are encoded in one region of Gambusia affinis linkage group LG07, SWU_Gaff_1.0, whole genome shotgun sequence:
- the znf831 gene encoding zinc finger protein 831 isoform X1, which yields METRKPTLSSVPVHTGSVGAQAEKRMDIQAPLTAVYIQTVPAVPMQPYPQHPADARETNALRLAMPPLYSKETLPFLTLHLAGGLQPQLGPSAAAAAVAAAAAPTPTPTPAAKPKSAGKHVCPHCGRDCMKPSVLEKHLRCHTGERPYPCTTCGVSFKTQSNLYKHRRTQAHARQSSESEQSNQGSLDSMSSSRETCSSSLSLDEHCEDLGSEEKHATLSATESPTPAARTQSSEQRETSPTVPRTETNGSDKLTVAGDKQKTENTKESLTISRHLQLQRQEATLFSKQWERSVSRGKSQSHESTDSGFSESSDHYPSPSSVLPEHCVDSLSKPSREHLEETQNTHLCSEQGPGGRDEKDAAREQVHKRLEERISKLISDNSAVVEDKHLENVRPRKTVLSKQGSIDLPMPYTYKDSFHFDIKINPGQNTGMQRHTKSGLFNSVPTQCSSTTEHAPLTRSSSLPFSVTLLQPERSSPTSSSQSDYATDIRRGSSGQINPTGLLKKPVNQHSSSHHPLVRQTAVDCNHTTDSLFTTSSVEEACTGSLSCEGDASDIIGGSRKVRRKKAQKFAYNKWYMYGGGTFKKLYDPDKSGDSTALKGRKCLTNLVHEAAQGVQKRVSMVQKETVTRSGSTVNFSTRNATAGHLSANLSLVSSVDLNVERCHLHSTNSSTKAPLTRHLSLSVLPLSATRSVPVHRTECFNQTETGRSGDVPQHSDSMTELCEAHIPSDRKKQKTGEKIISPLEMETAPNTLTQHHVSVTVSTPTQGTDRTYVQAKEIPNSPGLKGTLFLPCLLNANVSQISTSASTSVSVAAKSSFLPKYQLKLPNAHEPGPVSLPQDQSKPKGTDDCSPSPSDQTLVTSCENISKNTLPSMQTQDHLAFSRTVTSMCQVKTSQHTHILSSNVSAMQRQLATTTITTSCFQDYSSGLCSALLHCSKTASDSMHKHLPRSLATAAPAVSLPTGNNQTSAATITGLSHHLSNHSSNTSGDRQLSTASILANPTNKANVDSNASVVRCRVVPYDQQAQNVFHVHTADLQICLQIISDEQMALIAPQIERQSGPSLSQLREIEVMTPEGALSKTQTFDSMKISNVTEVEEQPKDLKEGVRQEHLSRLNSERASPPQSVQLVKEKTEHSDAYRTASSTKSFPPQPPSQHLYNSGHLITVTQTRNSVGSIMATSASVRGENSGGSHTSEAKQVLFPNTCAEEKFLSTKRINQIGTGQQKICERSFSTSPANQSSMKIEPLDKSQQKAKHQGALCNANALNSQGGALACKISRTESGEFLKQANSDAGIDGSISQLSNSNPNVVRQLNPQAFVFHSHQMEPTKSMSQSSLKHTNLQLSRVELSDNSSPSMEYCPQEIQNVIRREYSEKSPGQFNLQPAPVDMKRPGDVTSFQGSTTGITDGAQTDLDSQEHSETPVQPDSTDWRPKHNQGEPERKHQRLGEQGNDGLTKSDKGPESYSRQVAVADMSRSKGEETNLHVDTSKISCLSEQHLESLSQKNSCMSECPQPNLRQAPNTSHNSDTPANSIHFSLLNSPPLEINHLYSPQKTWDRGIVLYDQQMQVSCESNLSQDAPIPISTSETQSVFLCAEPSLQSFSSQDQTRSAIGFSAQQGCTATGNYSCDVFTVESKSNSCVLPDFRTLSSTYFSQVPKECRGTGEMTGDIRMLPDNLITESPSQPFSFLEPEKKQDAMDSLNDFTSQSSNSGRPDITSKYQSVFMIGSFPGYQSSDCLPSGVRPVPSFQDNTEDTSSSDDEGKLIIEL from the exons atggagaccaGAAAGCCGACACTATCGAGTGTTCCGGTGCACACCGGCTCTGTCGGAGCACAGGCAGAGAAAAGGATGGACATCCAGGCACCTCTAACGGCTGTTTACATCCAGACAGTTCCTGCCGTGCCGATGCAGCCTTACCCTCAACACCCTGCAGACGCGCGGGAGACAAATGCACTCCGTCTGGCCATGCCACCTCTCTACTCTAAGGAGACGCTTCCCTTCCTGACTCTGCATCTCGCCGGTGGACTGCAGCCTCAACTGGGACCGAgcgcagctgctgctgctgttgctgctgctgctgctccaactCCGACTCCGACTCCTGCTGCCAAACCCAAATCTGCGGGCAAACATGTGTGTCCTCACTGCGGACGTGACTGCATGAAGCCCAGTGTCCTGGAGAAGCACCTCCGCTGCCACACTGGGGAGCGACCTTACCCCTGCACCACCTGTGGAGTGTCTTTCAAGACTCAGAGCAACCTCTACAAACACAGACGGACTCAGGCACATGCCCGACAATCATCCGAGTCAGAGCAGAGCAACCAGGGCAGCCTGGACAGCATGTCCAGCTCGAGAGAGACTTGCTCCTCCAGCCTGTCTCTCGATGAGCATTGCGAAGACTTGGGCAGCGAGGAGAAGCATGCTACGCTAAGTGCTACTGAGAGCCCGACTCCTGCTGCTCGGACTCAAAGTTCTGAACAGAGAGAGACAAGCCCAACGGTtcccagaacagaaacaaatgggAGTGACAAACTGACTGTTGCGGGGGATaaacagaagacagaaaatacaaaagaatcTTTGACCATCAGTCGGCATCTCCAGCTTCAAAGACAGGAAGCCACCCTGTTTTCCAAACAGTGGGAGAGATCTGTGTCCAGAGGGAAATCGCAGAGTCATGAGAGTACAGACTCTGGCTTCAGCGAGAGTAGCGACCACTACCCAAGTCCCAGCAGTGTCTTACCTGAACACTGTGTGGATTCCCTCTCTAAACCTAGCAGGGAACATCTTGAAGAAACCCAGAACACACATTTATGTTCAGAACAAGGACCTGGTGGACGAGATGAAAAAGACGCAGCAAGGGAGCAGGTGCATAAGAGGCTAGAGGAACGGATATCGAAGCTGATTTCAGACAACTCGGCTGTTGTGGAGGACAAGCACCTTGAAAATGTAAGGccaagaaaaactgttttgtcaAAGCAGGGCAGCATTGACCTTCCCATGCCATACACCTACAAGGACTCCTTCCACTTTGACATAAAGATTAACCCAGGCCAGAATACTGGGATGCAGAGACACACCAAGTCTGGTTTATTCAACTCTGTGCCCACTCAGTGCTCCTCTACCACAGAGCATGCCCCCTTGACACGCAGCAGTTCACTCCCTTTCAGTGTTACCCTTCTGCAGCCCGAGAGAAGCAGCCCAACCTCCTCCAGTCAAAGTGATTATGCAACAGACATCCGCAGGGGAAGCTCTGGCCAGATCAACCCAACAGGTTTATTGAAGAAGCCTGTGAACCAGCACTCGTCTTCTCACCACCCACTAGTTCGGCAGACAGCCGTAGACTGCAACCACACAACAGACAGCCTCTTCACAACTTCATCTGTGGAGGAGGCGTGCACCGGCAGTCTCAGCTGCGAAGGAGATGCCAGTGACATTATTGGAGGCAGCAGAAAGGTCCGGAGGAAGAAAGCACAGAAGTTTGCTTACAACAAGTGGTACATGTATGGGGGtggaacatttaaaaagctcTATGATCCTGACAAAAGTGGCGATTCCACTGCTCTCAAAGGCAGGAAATGTTTGACAAACCTGGTTCATGAGGCAGCTCAGGGTGTACAGAAAAGGGTCtccatggttcaaaaagaaacAGTAACAAGATCGGGCTCAACGGTAAACTTCTCAACCAGAAATGCAACAGCAGGCCATCTCTCTGCCAATCTCTCCCTTGTCTCTTCTGTGGATCTAAATGTAGAAAGATGTCACCTTCATTCAACAAATAGTTCCACTAAGGCTCCACTTACGAGACATTTGTCTCTGTCAGTATTGCCTTTATCTGCCACCAGATCCGTGCCTGTCCACAGAACAGAGTGTTTCAATCAAACAGAGACGGGGAGATCAGGAGATGTTCCACAGCATTCTGACTCCATGACAGAGCTTTGTGAAGCCCACATTCCATCTGACaggaagaagcagaaaactggtgaaaaaattatttccccTCTGGAGATGGAGACTGCGCCAAACACACTGACACAGCACCATGTGTCTGTCACTGTGAGCACACCTACGCAGGGAACAGATCGTACTTATGTCCAAGCTAAAGAAATCCCAAATTCTCCAGGGCTCAAAGGAACCCTCTTTTTGCCATGCTTACTCAATGCAAATGTTTCCCAAATTAGCACTTCAGCATCTACTTCAGTCTCTGTTGCTGCAAAGAGCAGCTTCCTCCCCAAGTATCAGTTGAAGTTACCCAATGCCCATGAACCTGGTCCTGTGTCCTTGCCACAAGATCAAAGTAAACCAAAGGGAACAGATGACTGTAGTCCCAGTCCCAGCGACCAAACCTTAGTGACGTCTTGTGAAAACATATCTAAAAACACCTTACCGTCCATGCAAACACAAGACCACCTTGCCTTCTCTCGCACAGTTACAAGTATGTGTCAGGTTAAAACTTCACAACACACCCATATTTTGTCTTCTAATGTATCTGCCATGCAAAGGCAGCTTGCAACAACCACGATAACCACAAGCTGCTTTCAAGATTATTCGAGTGGATTATGCAGCGCTTTGTTGCATTGTTCAAAAACTGCAAGCGATTCTATGCATAAGCATTTACCCAGATCTCTTGCAACTGCAGCTCCTGCTGTGTCTTTGCCCACAGGAAATAATCAGACATCTGCTGCCACCATCACAGGCCTTTCGCATCATCTGTCTAACCACAGCTCTAACACTTCGGGAGACAGGCAATTGTCAACAGCATCAATCCTGGCAAACCccacaaacaaagcaaatgttGACTCTAATGCCTCAGTTGTACGTTGTCGCGTTGTGCCATATGACCAGCaagctcaaaatgtttttcatgttcaCACAGCAGACCTCCAGATCTGTCTTCAAATCATATCAGATGAGCAGATGGCTCTTATTGCTCCCCAAATTGAACGTCAGTCTGGCCCTAGTCTGTCACAGTTACGTGAAATTGAAGTCATGACCCCAGAAGGTGCCCTGAGTAAGACTCAAACTTTTGACTCAATGAAAATTAGCAATGTCACAGAAGTAGAAGAACAACCAAAAGATCTGAAGGAGGGTGTCAGACAGGAGCATTTATCTAGACTTAACTCTGAGAGAGCATCACCTCCACAGTCTGTGCAGctggtgaaagaaaaaactgaacataGTGATGCCTACAGAACCGCATCATCAACCAAATCTTTCCCTCCTCAACCACCATCCCAGCACTTGTACAATAGTGGCCATTTAATCACAGTCACACAAACCCGAAATTCTGTAGGCAGTATTATGGCAACCTCTGCTTCAGTCAGAGGTGAAAACTCAGGAGGAAGCCACACTTCAGAGGCTAAACAAGTTCTCTTTCCAAACACTTGTGCCGAGGAGAAATTTTTATCCACCAAGAGGATCAACCAAATTGGAACAGGtcaacagaaaatctgtgagaGATCATTTTCCACCAGTCCAGCAAATCAGAGCAGCATGAAAATTGAACCTCTGGACAAAAGCCAACAGAAAGCGAAACATCAAGGAGCCTTGTGTAACGCAAATGCATTGAACAGTCAGGGTGGAGCTTTGGCGTGCAAAATCAGTAGGACAGAGAGTGGAGAGTTCCTCAAACAAGCCAACAGCGACGCAGGCATTGATGGATCAATCTCTCAACTTTCCAACAGTAACCCCAATGTGGTAAGACAGCTCAACCCTCAAGCATTTGTCTTTCACAGTCATCAAATGGAACCTACAAAATCCATGAGTCAGAGTTCACTCAAACATACAAACTTGCAACTGAGCAGAGTGGAGCTTTCTGACAATTCCTCTCCTTCGATGGAATATTGTCCTCAGGAAATACAGAATGTAATAAGAAGAGAATATTCAGAAAAATCTCCGGGTCAGTTTAACTTACAGCCTGCTCCTGTTGACATGAAAAGACCCGGAGACGTTACAAGCTTCCAGGGCTCCACCACAG GGATCACGGATGGAGCACAGACGGATCTGGACTCACAGGAGCACAGCGAGACACCTGTGCAGCCAGACAGCACGGACTGGAGACCAAAGCACAACCAGGGGGAGCCAGAGAGAAAACACCAACGCTTGGGAGAGCAGGGAAACGACGGGCTGACGAAGTCAGACAAAGGACCAGAGTCTTACAGCAGACAAGTGGCTGTAGCAGACATGAGCAGGAGTAAG GGAGAAGAAACAAACCTCCATGTGGATACCTCTAAAATCTCCTGTCTGTCAGAACAGCATTTAGAGTCTCTTTCCCAGAAGAACTCCTGTATGTCCGAGTGCCCTCAACCCAACCTTCGTCAAGCCCCAAACACCTCACATAACTCTGACACTCCTGCCAACAGCATTCATTTCAGCCTTTTGAACTCTCCACCACTGGAAATCAACCATCTCTATTCGCCACAGAAGACCTGGGACAGAGGCATCGTCCTCTACGACCAGCAGATGCAGGTCTCGTGTGAATCAAATCTGAGCCAGGATGCTCCGATTCCAATTTCCACATCAGAAACACAGAGTGTCTTTTTATGTGCTGAGCCCAGCCTGCAGTCATTCTCAAGTCAAGATCAAACAAGAAGCGCCATCGGTTTTTCAGCTCAGCAAGGCTGCACCGCCACCGGTAACTACAGCTGTGATGTTTTCACTGTAGAAAGTAAAAGCAACTCTTGCGTCTTACCAGATTTTAGAACATTGTCCTCTACGTACTTCAGCCAAGTTCCC
- the znf831 gene encoding zinc finger protein 831 isoform X3, whose product METRKPTLSSVPVHTGSVGAQAEKRMDIQAPLTAVYIQTVPAVPMQPYPQHPADARETNALRLAMPPLYSKETLPFLTLHLAGGLQPQLGPSAAAAAVAAAAAPTPTPTPAAKPKSAGKHVCPHCGRDCMKPSVLEKHLRCHTGERPYPCTTCGVSFKTQSNLYKHRRTQAHARQSSESEQSNQGSLDSMSSSRETCSSSLSLDEHCEDLGSEEKHATLSATESPTPAARTQSSEQRETSPTVPRTETNGSDKLTVAGDKQKTENTKESLTISRHLQLQRQEATLFSKQWERSVSRGKSQSHESTDSGFSESSDHYPSPSSVLPEHCVDSLSKPSREHLEETQNTHLCSEQGPGGRDEKDAAREQVHKRLEERISKLISDNSAVVEDKHLENVRPRKTVLSKQGSIDLPMPYTYKDSFHFDIKINPGQNTGMQRHTKSGLFNSVPTQCSSTTEHAPLTRSSSLPFSVTLLQPERSSPTSSSQSDYATDIRRGSSGQINPTGLLKKPVNQHSSSHHPLVRQTAVDCNHTTDSLFTTSSVEEACTGSLSCEGDASDIIGGSRKVRRKKAQKFAYNKWYMYGGGTFKKLYDPDKSGDSTALKGRKCLTNLVHEAAQGVQKRVSMVQKETVTRSGSTVNFSTRNATAGHLSANLSLVSSVDLNVERCHLHSTNSSTKAPLTRHLSLSVLPLSATRSVPVHRTECFNQTETGRSGDVPQHSDSMTELCEAHIPSDRKKQKTGEKIISPLEMETAPNTLTQHHVSVTVSTPTQGTDRTYVQAKEIPNSPGLKGTLFLPCLLNANVSQISTSASTSVSVAAKSSFLPKYQLKLPNAHEPGPVSLPQDQSKPKGTDDCSPSPSDQTLVTSCENISKNTLPSMQTQDHLAFSRTVTSMCQVKTSQHTHILSSNVSAMQRQLATTTITTSCFQDYSSGLCSALLHCSKTASDSMHKHLPRSLATAAPAVSLPTGNNQTSAATITGLSHHLSNHSSNTSGDRQLSTASILANPTNKANVDSNASVVRCRVVPYDQQAQNVFHVHTADLQICLQIISDEQMALIAPQIERQSGPSLSQLREIEVMTPEGALSKTQTFDSMKISNVTEVEEQPKDLKEGVRQEHLSRLNSERASPPQSVQLVKEKTEHSDAYRTASSTKSFPPQPPSQHLYNSGHLITVTQTRNSVGSIMATSASVRGENSGGSHTSEAKQVLFPNTCAEEKFLSTKRINQIGTGQQKICERSFSTSPANQSSMKIEPLDKSQQKAKHQGALCNANALNSQGGALACKISRTESGEFLKQANSDAGIDGSISQLSNSNPNVVRQLNPQAFVFHSHQMEPTKSMSQSSLKHTNLQLSRVELSDNSSPSMEYCPQEIQNVIRREYSEKSPGQFNLQPAPVDMKRPGDVTSFQGSTTVVPTQDDTWIQKSDLLQH is encoded by the exons atggagaccaGAAAGCCGACACTATCGAGTGTTCCGGTGCACACCGGCTCTGTCGGAGCACAGGCAGAGAAAAGGATGGACATCCAGGCACCTCTAACGGCTGTTTACATCCAGACAGTTCCTGCCGTGCCGATGCAGCCTTACCCTCAACACCCTGCAGACGCGCGGGAGACAAATGCACTCCGTCTGGCCATGCCACCTCTCTACTCTAAGGAGACGCTTCCCTTCCTGACTCTGCATCTCGCCGGTGGACTGCAGCCTCAACTGGGACCGAgcgcagctgctgctgctgttgctgctgctgctgctccaactCCGACTCCGACTCCTGCTGCCAAACCCAAATCTGCGGGCAAACATGTGTGTCCTCACTGCGGACGTGACTGCATGAAGCCCAGTGTCCTGGAGAAGCACCTCCGCTGCCACACTGGGGAGCGACCTTACCCCTGCACCACCTGTGGAGTGTCTTTCAAGACTCAGAGCAACCTCTACAAACACAGACGGACTCAGGCACATGCCCGACAATCATCCGAGTCAGAGCAGAGCAACCAGGGCAGCCTGGACAGCATGTCCAGCTCGAGAGAGACTTGCTCCTCCAGCCTGTCTCTCGATGAGCATTGCGAAGACTTGGGCAGCGAGGAGAAGCATGCTACGCTAAGTGCTACTGAGAGCCCGACTCCTGCTGCTCGGACTCAAAGTTCTGAACAGAGAGAGACAAGCCCAACGGTtcccagaacagaaacaaatgggAGTGACAAACTGACTGTTGCGGGGGATaaacagaagacagaaaatacaaaagaatcTTTGACCATCAGTCGGCATCTCCAGCTTCAAAGACAGGAAGCCACCCTGTTTTCCAAACAGTGGGAGAGATCTGTGTCCAGAGGGAAATCGCAGAGTCATGAGAGTACAGACTCTGGCTTCAGCGAGAGTAGCGACCACTACCCAAGTCCCAGCAGTGTCTTACCTGAACACTGTGTGGATTCCCTCTCTAAACCTAGCAGGGAACATCTTGAAGAAACCCAGAACACACATTTATGTTCAGAACAAGGACCTGGTGGACGAGATGAAAAAGACGCAGCAAGGGAGCAGGTGCATAAGAGGCTAGAGGAACGGATATCGAAGCTGATTTCAGACAACTCGGCTGTTGTGGAGGACAAGCACCTTGAAAATGTAAGGccaagaaaaactgttttgtcaAAGCAGGGCAGCATTGACCTTCCCATGCCATACACCTACAAGGACTCCTTCCACTTTGACATAAAGATTAACCCAGGCCAGAATACTGGGATGCAGAGACACACCAAGTCTGGTTTATTCAACTCTGTGCCCACTCAGTGCTCCTCTACCACAGAGCATGCCCCCTTGACACGCAGCAGTTCACTCCCTTTCAGTGTTACCCTTCTGCAGCCCGAGAGAAGCAGCCCAACCTCCTCCAGTCAAAGTGATTATGCAACAGACATCCGCAGGGGAAGCTCTGGCCAGATCAACCCAACAGGTTTATTGAAGAAGCCTGTGAACCAGCACTCGTCTTCTCACCACCCACTAGTTCGGCAGACAGCCGTAGACTGCAACCACACAACAGACAGCCTCTTCACAACTTCATCTGTGGAGGAGGCGTGCACCGGCAGTCTCAGCTGCGAAGGAGATGCCAGTGACATTATTGGAGGCAGCAGAAAGGTCCGGAGGAAGAAAGCACAGAAGTTTGCTTACAACAAGTGGTACATGTATGGGGGtggaacatttaaaaagctcTATGATCCTGACAAAAGTGGCGATTCCACTGCTCTCAAAGGCAGGAAATGTTTGACAAACCTGGTTCATGAGGCAGCTCAGGGTGTACAGAAAAGGGTCtccatggttcaaaaagaaacAGTAACAAGATCGGGCTCAACGGTAAACTTCTCAACCAGAAATGCAACAGCAGGCCATCTCTCTGCCAATCTCTCCCTTGTCTCTTCTGTGGATCTAAATGTAGAAAGATGTCACCTTCATTCAACAAATAGTTCCACTAAGGCTCCACTTACGAGACATTTGTCTCTGTCAGTATTGCCTTTATCTGCCACCAGATCCGTGCCTGTCCACAGAACAGAGTGTTTCAATCAAACAGAGACGGGGAGATCAGGAGATGTTCCACAGCATTCTGACTCCATGACAGAGCTTTGTGAAGCCCACATTCCATCTGACaggaagaagcagaaaactggtgaaaaaattatttccccTCTGGAGATGGAGACTGCGCCAAACACACTGACACAGCACCATGTGTCTGTCACTGTGAGCACACCTACGCAGGGAACAGATCGTACTTATGTCCAAGCTAAAGAAATCCCAAATTCTCCAGGGCTCAAAGGAACCCTCTTTTTGCCATGCTTACTCAATGCAAATGTTTCCCAAATTAGCACTTCAGCATCTACTTCAGTCTCTGTTGCTGCAAAGAGCAGCTTCCTCCCCAAGTATCAGTTGAAGTTACCCAATGCCCATGAACCTGGTCCTGTGTCCTTGCCACAAGATCAAAGTAAACCAAAGGGAACAGATGACTGTAGTCCCAGTCCCAGCGACCAAACCTTAGTGACGTCTTGTGAAAACATATCTAAAAACACCTTACCGTCCATGCAAACACAAGACCACCTTGCCTTCTCTCGCACAGTTACAAGTATGTGTCAGGTTAAAACTTCACAACACACCCATATTTTGTCTTCTAATGTATCTGCCATGCAAAGGCAGCTTGCAACAACCACGATAACCACAAGCTGCTTTCAAGATTATTCGAGTGGATTATGCAGCGCTTTGTTGCATTGTTCAAAAACTGCAAGCGATTCTATGCATAAGCATTTACCCAGATCTCTTGCAACTGCAGCTCCTGCTGTGTCTTTGCCCACAGGAAATAATCAGACATCTGCTGCCACCATCACAGGCCTTTCGCATCATCTGTCTAACCACAGCTCTAACACTTCGGGAGACAGGCAATTGTCAACAGCATCAATCCTGGCAAACCccacaaacaaagcaaatgttGACTCTAATGCCTCAGTTGTACGTTGTCGCGTTGTGCCATATGACCAGCaagctcaaaatgtttttcatgttcaCACAGCAGACCTCCAGATCTGTCTTCAAATCATATCAGATGAGCAGATGGCTCTTATTGCTCCCCAAATTGAACGTCAGTCTGGCCCTAGTCTGTCACAGTTACGTGAAATTGAAGTCATGACCCCAGAAGGTGCCCTGAGTAAGACTCAAACTTTTGACTCAATGAAAATTAGCAATGTCACAGAAGTAGAAGAACAACCAAAAGATCTGAAGGAGGGTGTCAGACAGGAGCATTTATCTAGACTTAACTCTGAGAGAGCATCACCTCCACAGTCTGTGCAGctggtgaaagaaaaaactgaacataGTGATGCCTACAGAACCGCATCATCAACCAAATCTTTCCCTCCTCAACCACCATCCCAGCACTTGTACAATAGTGGCCATTTAATCACAGTCACACAAACCCGAAATTCTGTAGGCAGTATTATGGCAACCTCTGCTTCAGTCAGAGGTGAAAACTCAGGAGGAAGCCACACTTCAGAGGCTAAACAAGTTCTCTTTCCAAACACTTGTGCCGAGGAGAAATTTTTATCCACCAAGAGGATCAACCAAATTGGAACAGGtcaacagaaaatctgtgagaGATCATTTTCCACCAGTCCAGCAAATCAGAGCAGCATGAAAATTGAACCTCTGGACAAAAGCCAACAGAAAGCGAAACATCAAGGAGCCTTGTGTAACGCAAATGCATTGAACAGTCAGGGTGGAGCTTTGGCGTGCAAAATCAGTAGGACAGAGAGTGGAGAGTTCCTCAAACAAGCCAACAGCGACGCAGGCATTGATGGATCAATCTCTCAACTTTCCAACAGTAACCCCAATGTGGTAAGACAGCTCAACCCTCAAGCATTTGTCTTTCACAGTCATCAAATGGAACCTACAAAATCCATGAGTCAGAGTTCACTCAAACATACAAACTTGCAACTGAGCAGAGTGGAGCTTTCTGACAATTCCTCTCCTTCGATGGAATATTGTCCTCAGGAAATACAGAATGTAATAAGAAGAGAATATTCAGAAAAATCTCCGGGTCAGTTTAACTTACAGCCTGCTCCTGTTGACATGAAAAGACCCGGAGACGTTACAAGCTTCCAGGGCTCCACCACAG TTGTCCCCACGCAGGACGATACCTGGATCCAGAAATCTGACCTCCTGCAGCACTAA